A genome region from Sphingomonas anseongensis includes the following:
- a CDS encoding type III polyketide synthase: protein MQPCSLLSLATAVPPHVVAQNQAKELAREAWGGRPALFDRLSGVFDNAGIAKRHVVAPLDWYDRPHGWRDRNALYLEAAQDLFERAATAAIEKAGLDPSEIDGVVTVSTTGIATPSLEARVGPKIGLRPDVRRVPIFGLGCAGGVNGLATAARLAAAEPGSNWLFVTVETCSISIRLDSDDPAAIVATALFGDGAAAAVLRSGTHCIGQITGAAEKLWPDTQRIMGWNVEDPGLAVVFDRAIPPFVEENMATAVDEMLASLGRTRDDVDRFCCHPGGVKVVDAIESALDLPQGELNLEREVLNDYGNMSAPTVLFVLERLIERGLPKRVMLTAFGPGFTGAGLMLESA, encoded by the coding sequence ATGCAACCGTGCAGCCTTCTATCCCTCGCGACCGCAGTGCCTCCGCACGTCGTCGCTCAGAATCAGGCGAAAGAACTGGCTCGCGAAGCTTGGGGCGGAAGGCCAGCCCTTTTCGACCGGCTGTCGGGCGTGTTCGACAATGCAGGGATCGCAAAGCGCCACGTCGTCGCTCCGCTCGACTGGTATGACCGGCCGCATGGCTGGCGCGACCGCAACGCCCTCTATTTGGAGGCCGCGCAGGACCTTTTCGAGCGCGCAGCGACCGCTGCAATCGAAAAGGCGGGCCTCGACCCGTCCGAAATCGACGGCGTCGTCACCGTTTCCACTACCGGAATCGCGACACCCAGCCTCGAGGCTCGGGTCGGGCCGAAGATCGGCCTTCGCCCGGACGTCCGGCGAGTCCCGATCTTCGGGCTTGGCTGTGCGGGCGGGGTGAACGGCCTCGCTACAGCGGCGCGCCTCGCGGCCGCAGAGCCTGGATCCAACTGGCTGTTCGTCACCGTCGAGACCTGCTCCATTTCGATCAGGCTCGACAGCGACGATCCCGCCGCGATCGTCGCAACCGCCTTGTTCGGGGACGGGGCGGCGGCCGCGGTCTTGAGGAGCGGCACCCATTGCATCGGTCAAATCACGGGCGCTGCCGAAAAGCTGTGGCCGGACACGCAGCGGATCATGGGCTGGAACGTCGAGGACCCGGGCCTCGCCGTCGTCTTCGACCGGGCGATCCCGCCGTTCGTCGAGGAAAATATGGCTACGGCCGTCGACGAGATGCTTGCCTCCCTCGGCCGCACCCGCGACGACGTCGACCGCTTCTGCTGCCATCCCGGCGGGGTTAAGGTGGTCGACGCGATCGAGAGCGCGCTCGACCTTCCGCAGGGCGAGCTCAACCTCGAGCGCGAAGTACTCAACGACTACGGCAACATGAGTGCGCCGACCGTCCTCTTCGTGCTCGAACGCCTCATTGAGCGCGGGCTTCCAAAACGCGTTATGTTGACGGCTTTCGGCCCGGGCTTCACCGGCGCCGGCCTGATGCTGGAGTCCGCATGA
- a CDS encoding isoprenylcysteine carboxyl methyltransferase family protein: MNLFAVAILGYVTLERLAELIFADRNTKRLKAQGATEHAAGHYPLIVAVHVLWLGSLWLLANDRSPDMFWLAMYVILQAARLWVLATLGPRWTTRIIVVPGEDLVKEGPYRFVNHPNYWVVIGEIAVLPLVFGLPWVALIFSLLNAAVLTVRVREENHALRG, encoded by the coding sequence ATGAACCTCTTCGCAGTCGCGATCCTCGGCTATGTGACTCTCGAGCGGCTCGCCGAGCTCATCTTCGCCGACAGGAACACCAAGAGGCTGAAAGCGCAGGGCGCTACCGAGCATGCCGCTGGCCATTACCCCCTCATCGTCGCCGTCCATGTGTTGTGGCTTGGCTCGCTTTGGCTCCTCGCAAATGACCGCTCGCCGGACATGTTCTGGCTGGCGATGTATGTGATCCTGCAAGCCGCGCGGCTGTGGGTGCTGGCAACGCTGGGGCCGCGCTGGACGACGCGGATCATCGTCGTTCCAGGCGAAGATCTGGTGAAGGAAGGCCCGTACCGCTTCGTCAACCACCCGAACTATTGGGTCGTGATCGGCGAAATCGCAGTGCTTCCGCTCGTCTTCGGGCTTCCTTGGGTGGCGCTGATATTCAGCCTTCTCAACGCTGCCGTGCTCACGGTTCGCGTCCGCGAGGAGAACCACGCGCTCCGCGGCTAA
- the rimP gene encoding ribosome maturation protein RimP, translated as MADNAALTRLIEPELKSLGYDLVRVAMIGGTSDPTLQVMAERPDTRQLLIDDCETISRRLSELLDEKDPIEGAYRLEVSSPGIDRPLTRLKDYDDWSGHEARINLAEPMGGRKQFSGELRGTGEGNTVHVLGKDGRDYAVPFGSIASAKLLLTDELIKATAPLSLEGADEIEEMEG; from the coding sequence GTGGCCGACAATGCCGCGCTTACACGATTGATCGAGCCCGAGCTGAAATCGCTCGGCTACGATCTCGTGCGCGTCGCGATGATCGGCGGGACCTCCGATCCCACGCTCCAAGTGATGGCCGAGCGGCCCGACACCCGTCAGCTTCTCATCGACGATTGCGAGACGATCTCGAGGCGGCTGTCCGAGCTGCTCGACGAGAAGGATCCGATCGAAGGCGCGTACCGGCTGGAGGTCAGCTCGCCCGGAATCGACCGGCCGCTGACCAGGCTGAAGGATTATGACGACTGGTCCGGCCACGAGGCGCGGATCAACCTGGCCGAACCTATGGGCGGCCGGAAGCAATTTTCAGGCGAGCTGCGCGGCACGGGCGAAGGCAATACCGTCCATGTCCTGGGCAAGGATGGCAGGGACTATGCGGTCCCGTTCGGGTCCATCGCGTCGGCAAAGCTCCTGCTCACTGACGAACTTATCAAGGCAACCGCGCCGCTAAGCCTCGAAGGTGCGGACGAAATCGAAGAAATGGAAGGTTAG
- the nusA gene encoding transcription termination factor NusA encodes MATAAPAAPTANKAELLAIADAVAREKLIDKAIVIEAMEDAIQRAARARYGAENDIRAKLDQNTGELRLWRVLEVVEEPEDHFKQVDLKGAQKLEKGAALGDFIVDPLPPIEFGRIAAQAAKQVIFQKVRDAERERHYEEFKDRAGEIITGVVKRVEFGHVVVDLGRAEGVIRRDQQIPREMVRVGDRIRSLILRVSREARGPQIFLSRAHPDFMKKLFAQEVPEIYDGIIEIKAAARDPGSRAKIGVISHDSSIDPVGACVGMKGSRVQAVVQELQGEKIDIIPWSEDLATFVVNALQPATVSRVVIDEEESRIEVVVPDDQLSLAIGRRGQNVRLASQLTNSQIDILTEADASEKRQREFVERSTMFQEELDVDETLAQLLVAEGFTTLEEVAYVPQEEISTIEGLDEDIATELQSRATEALDRREAAAREQRRALGVEDALAEMPHLTEQMLVTLGKAGIKTLDDLADLATDELVQKRRVEPRRRSDAPVRSEDKGGILAEYGLSDEQGNEIIMAARAHWFEDEDKAPQQEDAVAEDKQ; translated from the coding sequence ATGGCTACCGCAGCACCAGCGGCTCCGACTGCAAACAAGGCCGAATTGCTCGCCATCGCCGATGCGGTCGCGCGCGAGAAGCTGATCGACAAAGCGATCGTCATCGAGGCGATGGAAGACGCGATCCAGCGCGCCGCCCGGGCCCGATACGGCGCCGAGAACGACATCCGAGCAAAGCTCGACCAGAACACCGGCGAGCTTCGCCTGTGGCGAGTTCTCGAAGTGGTCGAGGAGCCGGAGGATCATTTCAAGCAGGTCGACCTCAAGGGCGCGCAGAAGCTTGAGAAGGGTGCCGCGCTCGGCGACTTCATCGTCGATCCGCTGCCCCCGATCGAGTTCGGGCGCATCGCTGCCCAGGCCGCCAAGCAGGTGATCTTCCAGAAGGTCCGCGATGCCGAGCGCGAGCGGCACTATGAGGAATTCAAGGACCGCGCCGGCGAGATCATCACCGGAGTCGTCAAGCGCGTCGAGTTCGGCCACGTCGTCGTCGACCTCGGCCGCGCCGAGGGCGTCATCCGCCGCGACCAGCAGATCCCTCGCGAAATGGTTCGCGTTGGCGACCGCATCCGCTCGCTGATCCTTCGGGTCAGCCGCGAAGCCCGCGGCCCGCAGATCTTCCTGAGCCGCGCTCACCCGGACTTCATGAAGAAGCTCTTCGCGCAGGAAGTCCCCGAGATTTACGACGGAATCATCGAGATCAAGGCCGCGGCACGCGACCCAGGATCGCGCGCGAAGATCGGGGTCATCAGCCACGACAGCTCGATCGACCCGGTCGGCGCCTGCGTCGGAATGAAGGGCAGCAGGGTGCAGGCCGTCGTCCAGGAACTCCAGGGCGAGAAGATCGACATCATCCCTTGGTCCGAGGACCTGGCGACGTTCGTCGTCAACGCACTCCAGCCGGCCACCGTCAGCCGCGTCGTCATCGACGAGGAAGAGAGCCGCATCGAAGTCGTGGTTCCCGACGACCAGCTCAGCCTCGCGATCGGCCGCCGCGGCCAGAACGTCAGGCTCGCCAGCCAGCTGACCAACAGCCAGATTGACATCCTGACCGAAGCCGACGCGAGCGAGAAGCGCCAGCGCGAGTTCGTCGAGCGTTCGACGATGTTCCAGGAGGAGCTCGACGTCGACGAGACGCTCGCGCAGCTGCTGGTGGCCGAAGGCTTCACCACGCTGGAGGAAGTCGCCTACGTTCCGCAGGAGGAAATCAGCACCATTGAGGGGCTGGACGAGGACATCGCGACCGAGCTCCAGAGCCGGGCAACCGAAGCTCTCGACCGCCGCGAGGCTGCCGCTCGCGAGCAACGCCGGGCTCTTGGGGTCGAGGATGCCCTCGCCGAAATGCCGCACCTCACCGAGCAGATGCTGGTGACTTTGGGCAAGGCGGGCATCAAGACTCTCGACGACCTCGCCGACCTTGCCACCGACGAGCTGGTGCAGAAGCGCCGGGTCGAGCCGCGCCGGCGCTCCGACGCTCCGGTCCGGTCCGAGGACAAGGGCGGTATCCTGGCCGAATATGGGCTGAGCGACGAGCAGGGCAACGAGATCATCATGGCCGCCCGAGCCCACTGGTTCGAGGACGAGGACAAGGCGCCGCAGCAGGAGGACGCTGTTGCGGAAGACAAGCAATGA
- a CDS encoding DUF448 domain-containing protein: MRKTSNETAERLKHTPERTCVLTRRKAAPDELIRLALGPDGTVAPDVRARAPGRGAWISVGKAQLEEAVANGKLKGALQRAFKTGELSVPDDLAERTEQALRQYALDRLGMEARASNLINGTDKVEAAARSGKVRLLIHASDAAEDGTRALDQAWRVGGGEAKGVIFPEDRTILSLALGRENVVHVALIEPAAAARVNQALARWRAFIDPDAGFLGGDSASGTGSADEVEGTE; the protein is encoded by the coding sequence TTGCGGAAGACAAGCAATGAGACCGCCGAGCGCCTGAAGCACACGCCCGAGCGAACCTGCGTCCTCACCCGCCGGAAGGCGGCTCCCGATGAGCTCATCCGGCTTGCGCTCGGTCCCGACGGGACGGTCGCGCCGGACGTTCGCGCCCGCGCGCCCGGCCGCGGCGCCTGGATTTCGGTCGGCAAGGCCCAGCTTGAGGAGGCCGTCGCTAACGGCAAGCTGAAGGGCGCGCTTCAGCGAGCCTTCAAGACCGGCGAGCTGTCGGTGCCCGACGATCTTGCCGAGCGAACCGAGCAGGCGCTTCGCCAATACGCGCTTGACCGCCTTGGAATGGAAGCGCGGGCAAGCAACCTGATCAACGGCACCGACAAGGTCGAAGCGGCGGCCCGATCGGGCAAGGTCCGGCTGCTGATCCACGCATCGGACGCGGCCGAGGACGGCACGAGGGCGCTCGACCAGGCGTGGCGGGTCGGCGGCGGCGAGGCGAAGGGGGTGATATTCCCCGAGGACCGCACTATCTTGTCATTAGCTTTGGGGCGCGAAAATGTGGTACATGTCGCCCTGATCGAACCCGCTGCCGCGGCTCGCGTAAACCAAGCGCTTGCCAGGTGGCGAGCTTTCATTGACCCCGATGCCGGCTTTCTAGGCGGCGATTCCGCCTCTGGAACCGGCTCGGCTGACGAAGTTGAAGGAACAGAATGA
- the infB gene encoding translation initiation factor IF-2, whose amino-acid sequence MSEQTEKPKLGTRAPLGIKRTVETGKVKQSFSHGRSNTVVVEVKKRRILGKPGEAAEAPKTPEPAPAPAPEAKKPEPKPAAPARAPKASPADEFANRKELQERLLREAEESRLASLEEARRREDREKVEQTEDERRRAEDNRKAEEAAAEEARKRAEEEALAAQAPAAPEPAAPQVPDEDDERGPRRHGHAPAAKRPEPARPSRGRGDEQRHRGKLTVSRALSGEDDSRARSLAALRRAREKEKRHHQEAGPAAKQVRDVVVPEAITVQELANRMAERGADLVKALFKMGMPVTLTQTIDQDTAELLVTEFGHAIKRVSESDIDIDTSEDVDAPETLKARPAVVTIMGHVDHGKTSLLDAIRGEDVVSGEAGGITQHIGAYQVSLPDKSRITFLDTPGHEAFTEMRARGANVTDIVILVVAADDGLKPQTIEAINHTKAAGVPMIVAINKIDKPDSKPQKVREELLQHEVIVEDMGGDVQDVEVSALKKTNLDKLLEAIQLQAEILELKANPDRAAEGTVVEAKLDKGRGPLATVLVQRGTLRVGDVFVAGASSGKVRAMIDDKGRQVKEAGPSVPVEVLGMSVVPAAGDAFTVVENEARAREVASYRQGVLDKKRTTSAPVTLENMFANHASTTKELALVVKADVHGSIEAIVHALNRLSTDEIKVRILHSGVGAITESDVTLASASGAPIIGFNVRPNAKAREVADRNKVEFRYYDVIYHLTDWVKGAMAGELGPEIIETVVGRAEVKEVFPAGKKDKAAGLLVLEGIIRKGLNARLTREDVIVSKTTISSLRRFKDDVSEVTSGLECGVLLADTNDIKPGDSLEVFEVEERARTL is encoded by the coding sequence ATGAGCGAGCAGACCGAAAAGCCGAAGCTTGGCACGCGCGCCCCGCTGGGGATCAAGCGGACGGTCGAGACCGGCAAGGTGAAGCAGAGCTTCAGCCACGGCCGCTCGAACACGGTCGTCGTCGAGGTGAAGAAGCGGCGAATCCTGGGCAAGCCCGGCGAAGCGGCCGAAGCGCCCAAAACGCCGGAGCCCGCGCCCGCGCCTGCTCCAGAGGCAAAGAAGCCCGAGCCCAAGCCCGCGGCTCCCGCCCGCGCGCCCAAGGCGTCGCCAGCCGACGAGTTCGCCAACCGGAAGGAATTGCAGGAGCGCCTTCTTCGCGAAGCCGAGGAATCGCGCCTCGCATCGCTCGAGGAAGCTCGCCGCCGCGAAGATCGCGAAAAGGTCGAGCAGACCGAGGACGAGCGCCGCCGCGCCGAGGACAACCGCAAGGCCGAGGAAGCTGCCGCCGAAGAAGCTCGCAAGCGCGCCGAAGAGGAAGCGCTCGCTGCCCAGGCTCCTGCCGCGCCGGAACCAGCCGCGCCGCAGGTCCCGGACGAGGACGACGAGCGCGGCCCGCGCCGTCACGGCCATGCGCCAGCAGCCAAGCGCCCGGAGCCTGCGCGTCCGTCGCGCGGCCGCGGCGATGAGCAGCGCCATCGCGGCAAGCTCACCGTCAGCCGTGCCCTGTCCGGCGAGGACGACAGCCGTGCCCGTTCGCTCGCTGCGCTCCGCCGCGCCCGCGAAAAGGAAAAGCGCCATCACCAGGAAGCCGGTCCGGCCGCCAAGCAGGTCCGCGACGTGGTCGTCCCCGAGGCGATCACCGTCCAGGAGCTCGCCAACCGTATGGCCGAGCGCGGCGCCGACCTGGTCAAAGCCCTGTTCAAGATGGGCATGCCCGTCACCCTGACCCAGACCATCGACCAGGACACCGCCGAGCTTCTCGTCACCGAGTTCGGCCACGCGATCAAGCGCGTGAGCGAGTCCGACATCGACATCGACACGTCCGAGGACGTCGATGCTCCGGAAACTCTGAAGGCGCGTCCGGCGGTGGTCACGATCATGGGCCATGTCGATCACGGCAAGACGTCGCTCCTCGACGCCATCCGCGGCGAAGACGTCGTCTCCGGAGAAGCCGGCGGGATCACCCAACATATCGGCGCCTACCAGGTCAGCCTTCCGGACAAGTCGAGGATCACCTTCCTCGACACTCCGGGCCACGAGGCGTTCACCGAGATGCGCGCCCGCGGTGCCAACGTCACCGACATCGTCATCCTCGTGGTTGCAGCCGATGACGGCCTGAAGCCGCAGACGATCGAGGCGATCAACCACACCAAGGCTGCCGGCGTCCCGATGATCGTCGCGATCAACAAGATCGATAAGCCGGACTCCAAGCCGCAGAAGGTCCGCGAGGAGCTTCTCCAGCACGAAGTCATTGTCGAGGACATGGGCGGCGACGTGCAGGACGTCGAAGTCTCCGCGCTCAAGAAGACCAACCTCGACAAGCTTCTCGAAGCCATCCAGCTCCAGGCTGAAATCCTCGAACTGAAGGCCAACCCGGACCGCGCCGCCGAAGGCACGGTGGTCGAAGCCAAGCTCGACAAGGGCCGCGGCCCGCTCGCGACCGTGCTCGTCCAGCGCGGCACGCTTCGCGTCGGCGACGTGTTCGTCGCTGGCGCATCGTCGGGCAAGGTCCGGGCGATGATCGACGACAAGGGTCGCCAGGTTAAGGAAGCCGGGCCGTCGGTTCCGGTCGAAGTGCTCGGAATGTCCGTGGTGCCGGCCGCCGGTGACGCGTTCACCGTCGTCGAGAACGAGGCGCGCGCTCGCGAAGTCGCGTCCTATCGTCAGGGCGTGCTCGACAAGAAGCGCACGACATCAGCGCCGGTGACTCTGGAGAACATGTTCGCCAACCATGCGTCGACGACCAAGGAGCTGGCGCTCGTGGTCAAGGCGGACGTCCATGGCTCGATCGAGGCGATTGTCCATGCGCTCAACCGCCTGTCGACCGACGAGATCAAGGTCCGGATACTTCACTCGGGCGTGGGCGCGATCACCGAAAGCGACGTGACTCTCGCAAGCGCGAGCGGAGCGCCGATCATCGGCTTCAACGTCCGACCGAATGCCAAGGCCCGCGAAGTCGCCGACCGCAACAAGGTCGAGTTCCGCTATTACGACGTCATCTACCACCTTACCGACTGGGTGAAGGGGGCGATGGCAGGCGAGCTCGGTCCCGAGATCATCGAGACGGTCGTCGGACGCGCCGAGGTCAAGGAAGTCTTCCCCGCCGGCAAGAAGGACAAGGCCGCCGGCCTCCTCGTCCTCGAGGGCATTATCCGCAAGGGCCTCAACGCCCGCCTCACCCGCGAGGACGTCATCGTCTCCAAGACGACCATCTCCTCGCTTCGGCGCTTCAAGGACGACGTTTCCGAGGTCACGTCCGGCCTCGAGTGCGGCGTTCTCCTGGCCGATACCAACGACATCAAGCCGGGCGACTCGCTCGAAGTGTTCGAGGTCGAGGAGCGCGCGCGGACGCTTTGA
- the rbfA gene encoding 30S ribosome-binding factor RbfA has product MRKVETPEGRSVRLLRVGEQVRHVLSELLQRGDVHDETLQNHLVSVTEVRMSPDLRHATVFVKPLLGQDEEAVLKALRQNTAYLQREVARRVQLKYAAKLKFLADESFDEGTHIDRLLRSPKVAQDIEGE; this is encoded by the coding sequence GTGCGCAAGGTTGAAACTCCCGAAGGCCGCTCGGTCCGCCTCCTCCGCGTCGGCGAGCAGGTGCGCCACGTGCTGAGCGAATTGCTCCAGCGCGGCGACGTGCATGACGAGACGCTTCAGAACCACCTGGTCAGCGTCACCGAGGTGCGGATGTCACCCGACCTTCGCCACGCGACCGTGTTCGTGAAGCCATTGCTCGGCCAGGACGAGGAAGCGGTGCTCAAGGCGCTGCGCCAGAACACGGCCTACCTCCAGCGCGAGGTTGCCCGCCGCGTGCAGCTGAAATATGCCGCCAAGCTCAAGTTCCTGGCGGACGAGAGCTTCGATGAAGGCACACACATCGACCGCCTGCTGAGGTCGCCCAAGGTCGCCCAGGATATCGAGGGCGAATGA
- a CDS encoding GNAT family N-acetyltransferase, translating into MIAGLDAPMQGDDCSAELLTEAHREDLRLACGEDPDLWQIWYADFGAQNFDAAFDQLMARAEWVRFALRDGDTFAGFSCYLNIDDSRQLLEIGSTYYRPRLRHIGFNRRCKSMMLKRAFEFGYRRVEFRVDRRNTRSQAAMKNLGAVREGVMRSHGITWNGHVRDTVLFAILREEWPV; encoded by the coding sequence ATGATCGCGGGGCTCGATGCGCCGATGCAGGGCGACGACTGCAGCGCCGAGCTACTGACCGAAGCGCATCGAGAGGATCTCCGCTTGGCGTGCGGCGAAGACCCGGACCTTTGGCAGATCTGGTATGCAGACTTCGGCGCTCAAAATTTCGATGCCGCGTTCGACCAGCTGATGGCGCGTGCCGAATGGGTCCGCTTTGCGCTCCGTGACGGCGACACGTTCGCGGGCTTCAGCTGTTATTTGAACATCGACGACAGCCGCCAGCTGCTGGAGATCGGCAGCACCTATTATCGCCCGCGCCTCCGCCACATCGGCTTCAATCGGCGCTGCAAGTCGATGATGCTGAAGCGCGCCTTCGAATTCGGCTATCGGCGCGTCGAATTCCGCGTCGACAGGCGGAACACCCGCAGCCAGGCAGCGATGAAGAATCTCGGCGCAGTCCGCGAAGGCGTGATGCGAAGCCACGGCATCACCTGGAACGGCCACGTTCGCGACACGGTGCTTTTCGCTATTTTGCGCGAGGAATGGCCGGTCTAA
- a CDS encoding class I SAM-dependent methyltransferase has product MDESQRDERVAKLLGSEHIRYQNINLGGGETTGGHTRTSMDDILFASDLKGLRLLDIGSALGHFCLEALKHGASAATGLETSPERARHAREIADIVDPRAQYIPADFEYWDSADKSFDVVLCLNVLHHLYDPVAALRKIMRITAKRFYLEVAPVSVRDVVKMGNPLALFGASGLPVILLGPTANSTRAADRTFTFSKKAIATIVNGHSKAYEQVIFHHSSFKGRWIVEARRRDIGHLVVVCGPTAVGKSSFIRALDDPKLRKKFGIADNFTSVSANRLDDLEPGRHDTLVFHYDMLRPFDRPLQSHGRDPAFHILQSAERITFITLAAEGKALQQRIGSESARASGRKGRKRHALLKKQYGNPAFLKAWYDAWAKATAPFGGKSFLVRAQEGYPTIKPETLSKLLES; this is encoded by the coding sequence ATGGATGAAAGCCAGCGCGACGAGCGCGTCGCGAAGCTGCTGGGCTCGGAGCACATCCGCTACCAGAACATCAACCTCGGCGGCGGAGAAACCACTGGCGGCCATACGCGCACGTCGATGGACGACATATTGTTCGCGAGCGATCTCAAGGGGCTTCGGCTGCTCGATATCGGCTCGGCGCTCGGCCATTTCTGCCTCGAGGCACTGAAGCACGGTGCGTCGGCCGCGACCGGGCTGGAAACGTCACCCGAACGCGCACGCCATGCGCGCGAAATTGCCGACATCGTCGATCCGCGGGCCCAATATATCCCGGCAGACTTCGAATATTGGGACAGCGCCGACAAAAGCTTCGACGTCGTGCTCTGCCTCAACGTGCTGCACCATTTGTACGACCCGGTCGCGGCGCTTCGGAAGATCATGCGGATCACGGCCAAGCGCTTCTACCTGGAGGTCGCGCCCGTCAGCGTCCGCGACGTCGTGAAGATGGGCAATCCGCTCGCGCTGTTCGGGGCATCCGGCCTACCGGTCATCCTCCTGGGGCCGACAGCCAACAGCACCCGAGCCGCCGACCGCACCTTCACTTTCTCGAAGAAGGCGATCGCTACGATCGTCAACGGCCACAGCAAGGCCTACGAGCAGGTCATCTTCCACCATTCGAGCTTCAAGGGCCGCTGGATCGTCGAGGCGCGGAGGCGCGACATCGGCCATCTGGTCGTAGTCTGCGGTCCGACCGCGGTCGGCAAGTCCTCCTTCATCCGGGCACTGGACGACCCGAAGCTGCGCAAGAAATTTGGCATCGCCGACAACTTCACGAGCGTCAGCGCCAATCGTCTCGACGATCTCGAGCCTGGGCGGCACGACACGCTCGTCTTCCATTACGACATGCTCCGGCCCTTCGACCGCCCGTTGCAGTCGCACGGTCGCGATCCGGCCTTCCACATTCTGCAGTCGGCGGAGCGGATCACCTTCATCACGCTGGCGGCCGAGGGAAAGGCGCTCCAGCAGCGGATCGGTAGCGAATCCGCCCGTGCGTCGGGCCGCAAGGGCCGCAAACGCCACGCACTGCTTAAGAAGCAATATGGCAACCCGGCCTTCCTAAAGGCCTGGTACGACGCCTGGGCGAAGGCGACCGCGCCGTTCGGCGGCAAGTCGTTCCTCGTTCGGGCGCAAGAGGGCTACCCGACGATCAAGCCCGAAACGCTGTCGAAGCTGCTGGAAAGCTAG
- the truB gene encoding tRNA pseudouridine(55) synthase TruB gives MRSGWIILDKPVGLGSTRAVSAVKRALREAGEPKTKVGHGGTLDPLASGVLPIALGEATKLAGRMLDATKAYDFTISFGGETDTLDAEGTVIATSDVRPSRDQVEAVLPRFTGEIEQVPPAYSALKLDGKAAYARARAGEKVEMKPRRVTIHELWLLDANPDEVTLSATVSKGTYIRSLARDIAQAVGAVGHVTYLRRTRAGPFGLESAISLDFLGEAAKARDLTRAVLPLEAALDDIPALPVTPDQAVLLRHGQRLGGFPVSPGLQVATSDGIPVALVEATADGLKVVRGFNLLDVAE, from the coding sequence GTGAGGTCCGGCTGGATCATCCTCGACAAGCCCGTGGGGCTCGGCTCGACGCGGGCGGTGTCAGCAGTCAAGCGCGCGCTCCGCGAAGCGGGGGAGCCGAAGACCAAGGTCGGTCACGGCGGCACGCTCGACCCGCTCGCTAGCGGGGTCCTGCCGATCGCTCTGGGCGAAGCGACCAAGCTTGCTGGGAGGATGCTCGACGCGACCAAGGCCTATGATTTCACGATCAGCTTCGGCGGGGAAACCGACACGCTCGACGCCGAAGGCACGGTCATCGCGACCAGCGACGTGCGACCGTCGCGCGACCAGGTGGAGGCGGTCCTTCCTCGCTTCACCGGCGAAATCGAGCAGGTGCCGCCGGCCTATTCGGCGCTGAAGCTGGATGGGAAGGCGGCCTATGCCCGAGCGAGGGCAGGCGAAAAGGTCGAAATGAAACCGCGCCGCGTGACGATCCACGAGCTCTGGTTGCTCGACGCCAATCCCGATGAAGTGACCCTTTCCGCCACCGTCTCCAAGGGCACCTACATCCGCTCGCTGGCCCGAGACATCGCCCAGGCGGTTGGAGCGGTGGGGCACGTCACCTATCTCAGACGCACGCGCGCCGGGCCGTTCGGCCTGGAATCAGCCATTTCGCTGGACTTTCTGGGTGAAGCCGCTAAGGCGCGCGACCTGACGAGGGCGGTGCTTCCGTTGGAAGCTGCGCTGGACGACATCCCGGCCCTCCCCGTCACTCCCGACCAGGCAGTGCTGCTCCGTCATGGACAGCGGCTTGGCGGGTTCCCGGTAAGTCCGGGGCTTCAGGTTGCGACATCGGACGGAATTCCGGTGGCCCTCGTGGAAGCCACGGCCGACGGCCTGAAGGTCGTCCGGGGTTTCAATCTTCTCGATGTCGCGGAGTGA
- the rpsO gene encoding 30S ribosomal protein S15 yields the protein MSITAERKETLIKEHGRGKGDTGSPEVQVAILTERIQNLTQHFKTHAKDNHSRRGLLMLVNQRRSLLDYLRHNDEQRYTDIIAKLGLRK from the coding sequence ATGTCGATTACAGCCGAGCGCAAGGAAACGCTGATCAAGGAACATGGCCGTGGCAAGGGCGACACCGGTTCGCCGGAAGTCCAGGTCGCGATCCTGACCGAGCGGATTCAGAACCTGACCCAGCATTTCAAGACGCACGCCAAGGACAACCATTCCCGCCGCGGGCTTCTGATGCTGGTGAACCAGCGCCGCTCGCTGCTCGACTATCTTCGTCACAACGACGAGCAACGCTACACCGACATCATCGCGAAGCTGGGTCTTCGCAAGTAA